CCCATTCATATCTATCGAATCAGGATATAATGAGCAATAATTTTCTACAATTAAAAAAGATAGTAAAGTTTGTGCACATTTTTTTACAAAAGAATCTGGCAGGTAAAGGGTCATTAACCTCCTTGcctatccttctctctctcttgctgcggtgacTCAGCAGCTAAGGCAGTTGTGTTGCCATCATGCCTATAGGTCGCAAGTCTCATTCCCAGTGATAGTAGCTGCATCACTAAGTGAccggaatgcaaaaacgttcgtaTATCATGGTTCAAGCATGCGCGTTACATAACCCCAAGAGGTCAAGATTAATCCAGAGCCCATCACCACATAATCCCCCACAGCCTGCACATTGCTTTGGGATGCTAAGCCCGATCAATCAACCAACCACTAACCCCACAAAACTCCACCCctagagggacactaaagaaaaacatcAAGTCGAGCTAGATGGATAGATTATTCGTCTAGAAGTCTATCATCATTTTCTGTGTGCCAATATGTCGCTATATTGTGTATGAAATTGGTGCCGAAGGTCCCTATGCTGCTCTATCAATTTGAACCAACAACTGCAAAACGGACAAGTCAATATAATCTCCATGTGACTGCCCTCTACGGTGCTCTCTCTGAATCAGCTAGTGCCGAGGTTAATGGACAGAGGTGGCGCCACtccaatttttcatttttgtcagtTTGTTGCCTGCAAAACTTTATTCTCGCTACAATGAGGAATTCATTATTGCAGATGCCTAATCTTTCAATCTTGCACGACTTAATTCATTTAGCGTCTCTTTAATCTCAACTAAAATGCCctagttctgtggaaacctgcAAGGGTTTCCAGAGAACTATGCTGCAATCTATACTTGATATGTATAGTATTAGGTGGTCCTCCCCCTGACAGTGTCATAATTAGTATGGGACCACAGAATGTAATAACATCACTAATGCTGTTATAATGTATGCAAGAAAATtttaataaacttcaaacttgttgataagttcgacttcgcccagccatctgctagctgcctggttagctcagatggtagagcagctgccccagaaaggcggcgTTCCcaggtttgagtcccggaccaggacaaatttttcttcaacttagaggctttctttcgaggaacccacatgggtttcctttctagcaaCTGCTACGACTGGGTGGacatctcattttccctttattaatcaaCTAATACTGTCAACCCATGTTTGATCTATGATCCACGATGCTGTCTGACTGAAGACTGTGCCTGTTCTCCCCCCAACACCCCAATTGTTCAGTGCCTGGTTGTTGGCTTTGACATTCTCCGTTATACTCAGCAAGATGAGAAAGAGGGCTAATACATTGTCGATCATTCATACCTCTTAACTGTCTCCTAGGCAAGGTAATTACTGTCTCCGTTATAAAATCATAAATTAAATCTGAGCCAAACCAACAGCTGACTACTGATAGAAGACAGATtaattacagtagaacctcgttgataaaATTCTGGTAGGATTTCCAGGCGCCAACATTCTTGATTGAGAACACAAAAGATGACCCAACAGAGCTGCACTCATTTTTTACCAGTTcgtacgttcccggaaaacacgatgTTCGTCTTTTCTGGACATTCAGTAACATTCATTAACATTCATTAACATTCAGAACATTCCGGCAACATTCAGTACAACATTCAGTGCGATcatatgatacattttctggccaCTAGATCTTTGTAAACAGGAAAATGCGCGAGATGTATGCGACCGAAAACAGCAGCCACTCGCCGTACCAGCTTCCCCACAATGTTCACCCACCCATCTCATGTGAAAACGCCAGCGTGCACTCAAGTTTCTTATTCTGCtgccagcaaatctcctcccggGTCATTGCATGCTGCGTTCACAGCTAACGCTGCCAAACctgttgcgataagcatcttcatctatctgttttacagcatgTGTGGAGCATAGTGCTGTTGGAATTGCGCTGCATGTTTTAAGTAGGGGATAACCCAGCCccaccgccgttccctgctgcaggcggcgtgaTGCGAGGGTCACATTTTGCTCCTGCGACATCTGGCACTGCCCACCAACTCGATTTCATGTCGGTTTCCTGTCGCCACCTTAatgggactgacaactggccagaatgtatTGTGAGACATTGATGGAAACGGAATGACCATGATTTATGGTGATGGAATGCAGCATGCTGTTCGCAACTTAAGTAGAAGTTTAAATTCGCAAAGAAAGTTTTAAAAACCGGTAAGTGGTgagacctggcggtgaaatcttgctACTTTGGATGTATTCGATGCGATCGCTGTATGTAAGTCAACGGTTGTTAAGTACAGCAGAATTGTTGCTTAAAGattgcagttggtatattattaAGACACTCGCGCATTATTCTACGCTTCGGAAATAAAAAATGCACGTgcggctacggcaacacgctgaactacgTACCACGTGTAAAGGCATCGTTTCGTTTTCGATATGATTAGTTTCATTTTGACTGGTTAATTTagcaaagcagttggacaggaaaccatgaaAAGACGTAGCTATTATCACAGATATAATTTAACAATTTGGAAAACCTGAATCACAGGAACATTGACTtgaaaacaaaattatactttGCTACAGCTACAGCCACACTTGTCATCTTCCTCCCACTAATGCCGACGTACAATCACTATCGCACTCACCAATCACAATTTTTAGCATGTTTCCAGTGAATGCTACATCCTCACTAGAGATCTAAAAATTCTGCTAAAAAATGTTCCATGAGATTTTCCACATtagcacttcatgattagacactctgaatGGTAAGCTTTCCACTACACTAAAAAAATTGGTATCCTGAACATTGGTTGCCAGTCCCTTTAAAGACCCGcagtggtggcttagtggctatggtgttgagctgctaagcacaaggtcgcgggatcgaatcctggccatggtggccgcatttcgatgggggcaaaatgtgaaaacattTGTGTAcctaggtttaggtgcacgttaaagaactccaggtggtcctaATTTCCAAAGTaactcactacggcgtgcctcataatcagattgtggttttggcacgtaaagccttgTAATTAAATTAATTAGTCCCTTTAAAACACTACACAATAGTAAAACAACCATGTGTGTCTCGGTTCCCACCAGATCGGCGCACGTCAGCAACTCGTGCTGCGATACTTCACACAGCGCTTttcattacgtagatgtcaactacagttcagtttgtcaaattttttagtgactgTGAATTGTATGTTTTCCCGGTTAGTTTCGTCGCGAGTTTTTTCCATaacgtatgaacaaggttctGCTGTATGTACTTTTCTAAGATGTTTGCAAGCTGCTGCTCGTAACTCAGTGGTGCCCGTTAAATACTCAACTCATCTCTGCATATTTGCAGACAgcgtacaaaaaaagaaagagggggtgGCACCTGGTCTGTTCGAATGCGCCCGACCCTTTCTTATGCTTGTTAGGAATCCAACATTCTCTTTACCAACTTGATGTATCAAAGTACCTTACTAAGTCGGGAACACCCTGGCACCCAAAACTACTACAAACGTAAAGGCTGTGAATGTGTACTGCACAAGAAGGCACAATAAAAACATTTCACTTCCAAACGAAACAAATAATTTACTCCTCGAAAAAGCACCTCTCTCACCATCTGTACAAGCAAAGTACATGTTGTGTGGCAATCACTCTGCCACCAGCAGAATTAAAACAAGCGGTGCAGCAGACAGACAAGCAAAAAGAATGTTTCTAAATTCTGCATAGCTGTGAACACAGTGCTGCATGCCAGCCTCACAGGGTCTGTCGGACAGTCCACCAAAAAGCTAAAGCAggacaaaggaaaaaagaaaatgtggccaCGCATTCTTTTTAAGGTTGTCAATGTTAGCGTGGAACGACTCTCTAGGGAAAGACGAGAGTACTTCTCGACTCGAAAGTGCAACGACCTGAGACGGTAGTCTGCAGGCATGAAAGACAAAGGAACTTGGTTCAAATGAAGCAGTTAGGAAGTTATGAAAGGATAAAAATAAAATGCTGCATCAAGGCATACCTGGTGATGCAGAGCTATGGGAGCTCTGAACAGTTTTGAAATGAGTAGATTCGAAAAGTGGGCAGCGCAGCTTTTACGATACGCACTGATCAGTAGTCCCCCTCGGCACATCAAAAATGCAAAGCATATCTTCTGGAAACCatatataaaaaacaaaaaaaggggaggggagaACGGAGGGGGGTCAACCGTTCAAATTCATtattacaaaaagaaaatttcATTCGATCTGCATGACAAGGACAGCTACGAGCAGAACACACAAGGATTGACATATCCACCCAGTAATGCAGGCCAAATTGATTCGGCAGCaaaaaacattcaaaagaaaagaaaaagaaatggaaatagCAACAGTGAACTTGCAAAAATAATTATCAATGTTGGTCTTCATTGAGCTGGTGGCAAATGAGCCATTGCGTtcaaggataaaaaaaagaaatcagttaAAGTTCACTTAAAAATGATTAATTTCACTCGTGTTTACGGAATATGTCCGATGTGCAAAACCCAATGAACAGGGAAAAGTTCATTATGAATGTGAACAAAGGCGCCCACAACATGAAGCGAATTTGAAGGAAAATCGATAggcaaaacagaaagaacagaatgCTTTGATAATCCATCTGCCCATAAATTATATTAGCCAAGACGTGCTATCTGCAAGGACCGGTAAGCTAGACAAAATAAACTAGTGCAGAAACAACCAAGATCCAACTTAATGATGGTGCCAGTCACCCCCCCCTCAAAATGCTGCTAGACATCTCTCCAACTAAGATTGTGTGTATTACTATTGCTTCTACAAAAGTACAAAGGAAAGTATGCGTAGGAGGAAGTGTGCGCACTGTTATTGATCCAAAATTGTTTAGACATTAAATAATCCGGCGTTACGGTGAAAGGCACACATGATCACAgttacaaagaaagaagaaaaaaaaaaagtctaaaaGCAAAGGTTTAATAACAGAAACGGGACTTGTTAAGTAACAATCAACGATCCACGCAAATGAACATGAACAACAACGGTTTGAAAGATCGCTACAGATGACTTAGTCCAAAGCAATCGCGGGAAATTGCGTtaagcaagaaagaagaaaaaaggcccGCAAACACGCTGTTTGTTCAGCGGTCACACTTCCTTTGTCTTTCGGCAGACTGGAACCAGTGCATCAATGCCTTTTGACACTACGCATCAGACTAGCAACATTGGCATTCACGTCTTGCGCCGAcgtaagtggaaaaaaaaaaatagtaaggtTGAGTCAATTTCCACAGCACTTTATACCCGAGTACTTCACCATTCCATCATGCATTTGGTGAGTTCAGAACAAGACAAGACTGGCCATCTTTAGACTGGACATTACACAAGCCTAAAATAAAGATGATGGAAGCGATCAAAGATGGCACCACTATCGAGCAAAGCAATGAGGTTAGTTAATGACCTTTACATTTGCGATGAGTGAAACAGCGAGAAGGGGAGGGGACAGTACAAACAAGGCAGCGAAGCCACCTGCTTTTGATAATAAAAGAAGTTCTTTATGGGAAATACCAGTTCACATCAGTCCCAAGCACTCACAATCGGCGCTTCGAGTTGGGCAAACTTCACTTGGCATCCTGACACCAGATGTTCAGAAGCCCAAATGTGCGCCCGACTGAACAGCCGATGGCGATGGTGGGAATGACGGTCACTCTCCTTAAGACGACCTTCGGTGGAATTGCCAGTGGCATCACAAGTAATCCGGCGACATCACCAGTAATTTTTTGGCATTACCAAGTTGTACCGAGATGCTGAAGTGAAGAAGGCACTTGGATGTATGCGGCAAGTTCGAGTCACGAGGGGTCGTGCACAGTGCGGTGACTCCGGAAGTCCTCGGCAGACAGCACCTGCTGGCAGGTTGCGCACACAAGCAGTTGCACAGGTGACCCTTTGGGCAGTGCGCCAGACGTCGCCGCCTGCGCCCTCCGGTGTGCGTTGAACGTGGCCATGAGCTCCTGCTGCTTCCGAATGTCCGGCAGCAGGAACAACAGCTCGGGAAAGATGGCAATGAACTCCTTCTCGGAGCCAAACAGCTCGATGCAGCGGGCAAAGTACTCGTCGGCGGTCAGCACCCCCTGGCGAAACGAGCCCGACAGCGACTTGAACTTGGCGAAGAGGCCGTCCTCAGAACGCTTGGCCAGGATCTGCTGCACGTCCTGGATCAAACTGAGATTCCGCTGCTGAAAGCCTGCTGGTGGCATGTACTGCGGTGGCACGGCGGGTGATGCAGGAGTTGTAGTCGTGGTCACGAGGGAGGACAGTGTCCCCATCGGTGCGTCGCATGTGCTGGGTCGCGCAAACCCGGGCGGTGGCTTGGGTTTGGCAAATCCCGGCGGAGGTGCAGCGGTTGCCGTTGGTCGTCCATTGAGACAGGGAAAATCCGAAACCGTCAGCCTCGGCGGCCGTTCGTCAGAGTCTGAAGTGTCGCCGTCGGAGGCCAGTTCGTGGGTAGGTGTGGGAGGTGCCTGGATAGTGGTCCCTTTCCTTGCTGCTGCAATTAGTTGGAGTAGGTTGTTTGTGGGAGCAGCGGTGGATGGCGCTGTTGATTCAGTACTCGTCTCAGATGGCTGTTTGCGTGCAACTGTCAACGATGCCTTGGCAGTGCTGTCGGTGCTGTTGTTGTTGATTTCAGCCGCCAGTGGGGGCTGCGACGACTCTGTTTGTTTAGTCtcctccccctttttctttttctttgtttttgccaACTTCCCCGTGTTCCAAGGCGGTTCCGACTGAGGTGGAGGCGTTGGTGAGGAGGAGATTGAAATCCGGGCAATGCTACGCGTTGCCAGCGTCGGAAAGTCCTCCTCGAGCGCCATTTTTGATGAAGCCTTGGAGGCTGGCTTGTTTGCCCTGGATGGCTCCGGTGCAGGTCGCGCCGTCACCACCACCGAAGCCATCGGCAGCTGTGGTTTCACCGAGCCACGGTCTCCTGATGCCTGTGCCAACCAGTTCGCTACGGATTTCCCTCCAGTACCATTGTTGTTTGCATccttctgctgctgcttctgttgttgctgctgctgctgcggctgctgtttTGTGACCGACCCTCGACCCGGCGGTATTCCATTGGCCTGGCCTTTGGCTTGTGCCTTGGCTGCCTTGCGAAGCGACACCATGGCTGTTGTTTGCGGCATAGCTGGCACCTGCTGCGTCGCGGAAGAGGATGACGGGTTGAGCGAAGGAAACTCGTCGACACTGTTGACGTTGACCTTGTCCGGTTTCCTGGGCGGGTATGACGAAGTTGCCACTGGAAACGGGTCAACGGACGCCTTGTGCCCAGACGAAGTAGATGTAGATGATGCTGGTGCGGCCCCGTCACTGCCCAGCTGCGGGAACTCCTTCTCGCAGCGATAATCGACTGGTGGCTGCAATTCCCATGTCATGTTCAGATTCTGCGGCCCCTGCGATCGCGACTGCGCACCCTGCAGATTCCGTGCCATCTGTTCATCCCTGCAGAAAGAAAAAGGTAGCTGAGCGGAAGAATTTTTATAAGGACTCAAGGAACGTCAGTAAATCAGTTTCCATAGTGGCAAAGCACTAGTTAAGGATTCTATATGCACTTCtctcggaaaaaaagaaaaataggttgGTTGTTAGCAAACAAAATGAACAGCAAAACTTCCATTTGTAACCTTTGTGCCCAAACTGCAACGGTGTTGTGTCAGAGGGACATCACGTATGTAGCAGCTTTTCTGCATGTCCATGACCAGGCCTAAGAAAGCAGTGACTATCAATACTGGTGAAAAGAACCAAGGTTGGCCTAATAAAAGGTGTCAAGAAAATGCACATGCCAATTCAGCCACTGAGTCAACGTAGTCGAGCAGAAATGCGATATTTTGAGATGTAGCTGGCACCGCCTCGAAACCGAAAGTAAGGGTCTGCCTAGTCACCAAGTCCATCGAGTCAGAGCCGATTCCATCCAAAGTGCCGCACAAGCCAATTTGAGCCGCTAACTAGAGAAGGTCTGCACCTACAGCCTGTTGTGCGAGTTCTGCGAGTCCAGGTTTGTTCCTTTAAGTGTTAAATTGTGACATGGTCTTAGGCAACTTGTTTAATTGCTATCACAAATTTTTGTTATCAATCAAGCAGCTTCAAATGGCCCCCAACTCCACCTTTGATGTCTTCGTTGAAGAAGGCGGCAATTAAGCGAGGGAACTGCCACACAATGACTGTTGTGAAAAAACACACGATCATATCGCTACGAGAGTATGGTCAGCCTCTATTTAAGATGCAAGGGATGGAGATTTGGTGCTATTTGGAGACCGTACCTCTGCTTCTTAAGCTTCACCGCGATACTTCACGTATGCTTCACGCGTAACATCGTTGTGCtgaggcgaagctgcctttcAGGAagcggcattatgcaatgcaccaTGCTTCctaagccaattgcgaggatTAGAGGCATAGTTGGTGCCATTACAGACAGCGGagaattatttcaatgaaaaacacagcacctaatggcaagaaccttaatagcgaatgTTGAAGCAGCTAAGTCTTGCGTtgccacggtggtggctacggctgccagtggatctgcgtgcgagagcgctggttagaggcggcgagataatcaaaacggcggtgttggctttgattaatgccgtttcaggcCTGCGGGCACGACAAagagtccggaaaattggacagCAAAGGTTCTTGCGTCTAAAATtacagacattcttatacattgactctatggggcatGTGGTGGTGCATCGAAGCTGTCTGCATTATCGGGCATttcccaaaaatcgggcgtccggaataTCGGGCATACAGAAAATCGGTTGTTGACTGCACacaggcaactcctccagccgacgtggcagtgtcaaagacgattcattacaattcatctcttttactcgagccagcagcaGGGCGACTTTCGTTccatttcaataaaatgacagctaatttttcctgatagaagcacaaattccatcagttttccctgagtttttcacccccggccgcggcggccgcatttcgatgggggcgaaatgcgaaaacacccgtgttcttagatttaggtgcacgttaaagaaccccaggtggtcgaaatttccgaagtcctccactacggcgtgccttataatcagaaagtggttttggcacgtaaaaccccctaatgtgtatgagtttttccagactattcaatatccctgagaattcctggttttcctcgttggtagacaccctgagtttCTGGTTTAATGGGCAAACTTGGCATGGAGCGTCACATAACGAAATGTGCACACGACATGCACAGAGCCGCTACTAGGCTTCAGGCGACACACTCAACCAGAAGTTCATGGCGAGTCCGTCAGTGTCACATCAACTAGGAATACAAACGAGACTGGCGTTTCAGAGTGCAAGAACCGGGAAAGCGTAACAAAGAAGAACATATCAATTACGTATTACTGTATTAGAAAATAttgaataccgtatttactcgcataatgatcgcacccctgaattttgtcat
Above is a genomic segment from Dermacentor andersoni chromosome 8, qqDerAnde1_hic_scaffold, whole genome shotgun sequence containing:
- the LOC126526451 gene encoding E3 ubiquitin-protein ligase ZNF598-like produces the protein MDVKEDDNVCIVCWREIHVYAIGLCDHPVCHECSTRMRVLCRKSECPICRRNLPKVIFVKECRPYEELNKRLYQVDVRPHICFEDESVRQAYRELLDNRCKYCPLAQGKPAPIFSNFGMLRNHVRKEHNRTYCDLCVEHLKIFPCERTAYTRRDMARHLSQGDLDDTSHKGHPLCKFCDMRYFDNDELYRHLRRDHYYCHFCGDDYRLQYYRNYEYLRAHFREEHFLCEEGDCRNETFTAAFRSEIDLKAHRAQQHNRSLTKAQAKQARTLDLEFAVTPRANSHSSSSYHDDSGSHGRRPLRQPRSGRGPPPDTSRDEQMARNLQGAQSRSQGPQNLNMTWELQPPVDYRCEKEFPQLGSDGAAPASSTSTSSGHKASVDPFPVATSSYPPRKPDKVNVNSVDEFPSLNPSSSSATQQVPAMPQTTAMVSLRKAAKAQAKGQANGIPPGRGSVTKQQPQQQQQQQKQQQKDANNNGTGGKSVANWLAQASGDRGSVKPQLPMASVVVTARPAPEPSRANKPASKASSKMALEEDFPTLATRSIARISISSSPTPPPQSEPPWNTGKLAKTKKKKKGEETKQTESSQPPLAAEINNNSTDSTAKASLTVARKQPSETSTESTAPSTAAPTNNLLQLIAAARKGTTIQAPPTPTHELASDGDTSDSDERPPRLTVSDFPCLNGRPTATAAPPPGFAKPKPPPGFARPSTCDAPMGTLSSLVTTTTTPASPAVPPQYMPPAGFQQRNLSLIQDVQQILAKRSEDGLFAKFKSLSGSFRQGVLTADEYFARCIELFGSEKEFIAIFPELLFLLPDIRKQQELMATFNAHRRAQAATSGALPKGSPVQLLVCATCQQVLSAEDFRSHRTVHDPS